A segment of the Bacteriovorax sp. Seq25_V genome:
TTCAAAGTTTGTTATTATAAGTATGTATAAATGATAAAATGGGAAGAATTATGCGTGGTAGCGTCTTTGGGAAAATGTTATCAATTACAACTTTTGGTGAGTCACATGGTGTTGCTTTAGGTGTTGTTATTGACGGAATGCCATCTGGAATTGATTTTAGTCTTGATGATTTGCAAAAAGAACTAGATCGAAGAGCGCCTGGTCAATCTAAGGGAACCACTGCTCGTAAAGAGGCTGATCAGGCCGAAGTACTTTCAGGGATTTTTGAAAATAAAACACTAGGAACACCAATAGCAGTTATTGTACGTAATACAAATCAACGTAGTGGTGATTATGATCAAATTAAGACTGATCATCGTCCAGGACATGCTGATCAAACGTATATGGACAAGTATGGAATTCGAGACCATCGTGGCGGTGGGCGATCGAGTGGACGTGAAACCTTGGCCCGTGTTGTCGGTGGTTACTTCGCATCTCTAATTATCTCTCAAGTTAAAGTGAAAGCATTTATTACTAAGCTTGGACCATTCGAGTATGGTTCTAATTTAATATCAGATATGAGTCTTAATCTTGGGACTTATAACTTTGCAGATCCTTCTAAAGATATGGAAATTGAAAAATATCTGATTGGACTTAAGAAGGATGGTGATTCTGTTGGTGGGATTATTACTGTGAACATCGCTAACTGTCCTGCAGGGCTTGGAGAGCCAGCCTTTGATAAACTCAAGGCTGATTTAGCAAAAGCTGTTCTTTCAATAGGTGCATGTGTGTCGTTCTCATTTGGACTTGGTGAAAAGATGGCCCATATGAAAGGTACTGATGTTAGTAAGAGTAGAGAAAATTTTGGTGGGATTGAAGGTGGTATAAGTAATGGAGAGACAATTACTCTTTCAATGACATTCAAACCAACTTCAACGGTGGGTGATAAAGCAAAATCAGGAAGACATGATCCTTGTATTCTTCCGCGTGCGGTACCTGTTGTTGAGGCAATGATAAAACTAGTTATTGCAGATCATTATTTAAGACAAAATGCTTATAACAACGGGATGTGGCATGAGTAATATCAGAGAGATTGTAAATTTTGATTCACTAAAAAAACAAATCGAAGAAATTGATACAGATCTAATTCTGTTGGTCGTGGATTCTAATGTTTATAATATTTATAGAAATCAATTTGATTTTTTGAAGTGGAAGAATAAAAAAGTTTATCTGTGGAAATCTCTAGATGGTGAAAGTACTAAAACATATGACGAACTAAAGCACTGCCTTGAGTTCTTTTTGTCTAAGAATATACATCGTAATTCACATCTCGTGGCCATCGGTGGTGGTGCATGTAGTGACTTTGGAGGAATGGTTGCCTCCTTAATCCTTCGAGGGATAAGTTGGAGTGTTGTCCCAACAACAATGCTTGGAATGATTGATGCTGCAATTGGTGGTAAGGTTGCTATTAATTCTGAATATGGCAAAAACCTTGTAGGAGCATTTAATCTTCCCGATAATATTTTTATTGTGAATGATTTTTTAAAAACATTAGATAAGGCAAATGTTCATTGTGGCAATGGTGAACTATTTAAATATTGCTTTCTAAATAAAGAGATATATAGCTCTGTTGTTGCAGGTGAAGAGGTTGGAAAAGTTATTTCGCTTTGTGCTGCCTACAAGCAATCTATAGTTGAACAAGATTTTAAAGAAAGTGGTATGCGTAAATATCTAAACCTTGGACATACCTTTGGTCATGCAATTGAAAAAATTTATAAACTCCCGCATGGTGTCGCTGTAGCATGGGGAATGGTGATAATTTTTAAACTATATGATCTCGAGCATAGTCTGGTTGAAATGAAAACTTTACTTCAACATATTGATATTGATATGAAGGAGTCTGCTTGGTTTAACAAAAACTTTCCTGTTGATGAGATAATGACTTATATAATGAAGGATAAGAAAGTGGCATCAAATACAGAGATCGATATTATTTTGACTCCGAATGTTGGAGAAGTAGAAGTTCGAAGAGTATCTTTTAATGAACTCAATGAAAGACTTTTAAGGAAAGAAGATGAGCTTAAAAGATTCATTTTTTAAAGTTAGTAAAAATAGAAACTTTGATAAAGTTATAAGTATTCCAACGTCAAAATCTTTTGCGAATCGTGCGCTTATTCTTGCCTCTATTTGTAAGGACCCTGTTGTTATTAATGAAATCTCAGAGTCTTCTGATGTGAAGAATTTAATTAAGTGCTTAAGGCAAGTCGGGCTTGATATAGAAGAAAGTGAGTCATCAGTAATTGTTAAAAATTCATTTCCAAGTTGTGAGTATGAAACTTCTAGCGAAGAGATCGTTGATATTTTGACTGGAGATGGTGGAACCACAAATAGATTTTTGATCCCTCTCTTAGCCTTGGGGAAAAATCGATATAACCTCATCCCTTCAGAAAAAATGAAAGATCGTCCAATGGATGAAATGGATAAGATATTAAGAGATCTTTCTGTTGATGTTGTACGTAACGAACATACATGGTTTACATTGCAAGGACCACTAAAACTCCATAAGCATGTGATTGAAGTTGATTGTTCGATCTCAACTCAATTCGCAACTGGCTTAGCGCTTGTGTTAGATCAGTTTCATGCAGAAGTGGAGCCTTTAAACCTATCGACTTCAACACCATATTGGGAAATGACTCTAAATCTAATTGAAAGATTTAGAACAGAAAGAGTATTTGATAATCCTGTAGATTTTAGCTCTCTTGGGTACCCGCTAGCATTTGCGGCTACAGCAGGGGAGGTCAGGGTGACTAACTGTCGTGGAATTGATCGTTATCAGGCAGATAGTATTATTATAAAACTATTAGAAAATCTTGGCGTAAGTCTGAGCTTTGAACGTGATGGAATCAATGTGAGACATGTAGGACGACTTTCTGGGTTTCAACTTGACTGTTTTGATTGTCCTGATCTAATTCCAACTCTCTGTTTTTTAGCCGCTTATGCAGAGGGTAATACTATTATTCGTGGAGTTGAAGTCCTGAAATATAAAGAGTGTGACAGGCTAGAAGAAATGTTACACATGCTCGCTGAGTTCAAAGTAGAGGCGTACCATGATGAAGAAACAGATAGTTTAATTATCGTTGGTCGAGAGCCGATTGAAGAAGAGGTAGATTACAATCCTCCCGTTGATCACCGAATGGCAATGGTGGCTTATCTCTTTCAGCGTTACAATGGTGGTGGGAAGTTATTTAATTACCACAGCGTAGATAAATCATTTAATACATTCTTTGATATTATGGAGTAGGGAATCGAAATCTAATTTAAGGATTTCATGTAGCTGCTCCTGTTTACCATATTGAAAAATATAATCATTTCCTAAGCTGTAATGCTTGATATTTAATCCCATAATAATTTCTGATATCATAACGTCACTTACACGAGAATAGATTCCTCCTGTTCTTAAGTGCTCTTCTATAATAAAGATATTCTTATGATTTTTAAGAATGTTTATACAATCTGATGAATATATTGAATCAATTTGCGGGATGTGGAGAATGTTAAGCTTTTCGATTTTTCTCTGAATGTCGAGACATCTTTGGAGCATAATACCTGTTGTAATAATCAAATTGTCTGAATGATTTTTGCCTTGAATGAAATTTCCACTTGTCAGAGAATATTGAAACTCGTGTGTCACGGGCTTCTCATTCCCCTTTCCCATCCTGATATAAGATGGGCCTTGAGATGAATTGATCTCATTTAAGATCTTTATCATTTCTAGTGCATCAGCAGGTGCGTATAGCTTTAAATTCGGAACTGTTGAGAGTATTGAAAAGTCATCGACCATTGTGTGACTATGTCCCAAAGGTCCATAAACAAGACCCCCTCCAGAACATAGTATACATACATCGAGATTTTCTGCGCCTATATCAAGAATAATTTGTTCTAGTGCTCGTCGTACAAAAAATGGAGCGATTGTGTGTATGAAAACTTTGCATCCTGTTAGAGCAAGCCCTGCGGCCATTGAGACAATATGTGCTTCACTTATGCCTTCCATTAAAAATTGTTTTGGAAGCTCCGTCTGGTATTTAGCAATTGAACCAGCTCCAAGGTCTGATCCAATGAAAACCACCCGACAATCTTCTTTTGCTAATTTGTAGATATGCTCGATAGAATCTTTTCTCATTTGATCGTCCTTAGTGACTGACGAAGTTTTTCAATTTCTTCTTCACTAACACTATTTCGATGGTGCCATGAAAGATCTTGCTCAAGAATATGACTTCCAAAGCCTTTTTTTGTATGACAGATTATAACTCGTGGTCTTGTTTGAGCTATTCTTAAAATATTTTGTAGCTCATTACTCTTATTGATGATGTCACATTCTAGAACTTCAAAACCGAATGATTTCCACTTTTCTGGGAACGGCTCTAGTGGGAGAACTTGTTCTGTTGCTCCATATGACTGTTGCTTATTGTAGTCAATAATAAAGGTTAGATTTTTGAGTTTGTTTTTATTCGCTGAAAGTGCAGCTTCCCATATTGTTCCCTCATTGCATTCACCGTCTCCAAGTATGCAATAAACATTTCCTTGTGTATTAAAGGCCATGCCTACAGCAATTGATGGTCCATGTCCAAGTGAACCAGCTGAGATTTCTACTCCTGGAATTTTTGAGCGTGTTGGATGTCCGCCCAGAATTCCCTCTGGTTTGCAGAAATTATTAATCTCTTCTTTCGGAAAATATTTTAGATCGGCAAGTACTGCATATAGCGCAAGACAACCATGTCCCTTGCTAAGTAGGATTTTGTCAGCAGATAAATTTGCATGATGATAATAAAGAGTAGATAAAATTTCTACGAGAGAAAAAGCTGAAGGAACATGACCTCGATTTCCAGCTTGAAACATATCTAGAATTAAATGGCGTAGCTGAAGATTTTTTTCCTGAAATTTAGAAGTATTCATAATATTCATATTTCCAACTGAAGATAGGGTTAGATCTACATTCATTAAGTAAGTTACTTATATCAACATTATTACGAGATAATATATCTAACCATAGTATTGAAGTATAAGCAAAATATGACTCAATATTCTTTCTTATAAAGTACTCAGGAAAGGCTAATTTGAATTCTTTAATTAAAATGCAATTTGAATTAAAGTCTAAATCGTTCTGCGGATGATAGAGGAAGTTTAATAATGCCCTAACTGGATCGTCAACACCTGCAGATTCATAATCAAAAATAATAATTTGATTATGATCTTTTTTGATATTTCCTGGATGAAGGTCAGGGTTAAGAAAAAAACCAGCTTTTAAATCGTTGAATTTTATTTCGCTATTTGTAAAACTCTCATTAAGTAGATTATTGAACTTAGAAGTATTGTTCTCGAGTCGTCGACTTAATAATTCTAATGACGCGGGATGGAGCCAGGTGTCTCTTGCATAACTTACATTAGGAATGTCCCTTGCAGCCATTAAAGCGGAGCAAATCTTTGAACCGATAGCTGAGTCAATACTTGTAAGTGGAGAGAGATTTTTAATTTCTTCTTGGATAATAAAACCATTTTTACTAATAAATTTTATATTTTTAAATTTAAGATACTTCGTTTCATTGATTTGGCGATATTGAGAGAGGTGATATTTGTAATATTTATTTCCAACTCTAAAGCTTGTTCGAGAAGTTTTGGTAAAAGTATTGAATTCAAAATGACTAAAGAACTCGCAAAGCCCTTTGGTATCACTGAAACTTGGGAGTTCTGTAAGTGTATTTCCAAGATAAAGTGGAATAACTCCTTTGAGTGCTGAGAGAACTGGGATGAGGTCATCAATCATGAAATCAAAGTTTGAATCATTGATGTAGTTTATTTTATTCAATATATCGTTGTGGTAAGTTGTTTTGATGGAATCAAGCCCATGCCTCTTTAAAAAAAATGACGCTTCATCTCTAAGTCTATAGTTTCCACAAAGGCTTAGTTCTGTCTTGTGTGAGACAAATTCCACATTAACATTGCATTCTTTAAATAAATTAATGAGATTAAACCATTCCTCATTAATATGAGCCTTGTGAATCTTTTCTCCATAGACTTGACCTTGAATCTTAATCCATTCTTCATTACTTATGTGAGACTTGAGGTATTCTTTAGGTTCTTCATGCAGAGGAGCAAGCTCTTTCCAGATATCACTATAGTTGATTAATGTGTTATCAAGATCAATTCCTACTTTCACTAGAGTATATTTCTTTCTTTTAAAAGTTTTACATTATAATAAATTGAATTGTTTAACGGGTCTGTTAGCTTGGATTCTTTTAGAGATACGTAGAGATCGTTGACGGCATCTTCAATAGTGAATTCAGTTTTAATCCCCAATTCGTTGAAAATTTTATCGGAACAGATTTTGTAAGAGCGATTATCATTAGTTTCAGTAACCTTTATAGAACTTACGTTGAGAATGTTTTTCACCATTTCACTAAGTTCGTTTACAGTGTGGTTCTTCGCTCCGATATTATAGACATTCTTGTTGATAAGAACTTTTGGTGCTGACAAAAGTTTAATGTAGGTGTTGCACATATCTTCGATATGGATATTAGGCCTTTTCTGATCACCACCAAAAACTTTTATTTCATTATTAATATAGCCATGAGTTGCTAAAATATTGACGATAACATCAAGCCTCTGTCTTCTGGCAACTCCACAGACGGTAGCTGGTCTCAGGGAAGTAACAACGAATTCCTGAGAAGAATGACGATTTAGTATTTCTTCACACAGTAATTTGTACTTTGAGTAATCGGTGAGTGGTGAAGGTTCAAGGTCTTCTGTGACTCTCTCTTCTTCTTTGATTCCGTAGACAGATGAAGAGGAAGCAAGAATAAATCTTGATACACCAGCTTCTTTTGCTGTTGTTACTATATTTTCGAAACAATCGAAATTAATTGTCTTTGCAAGGTTAGGATTGAGATCATACGAGGGATCATTGGAGATACATGCAAGGTGGATGACATGATCGATATCGACAAGAGACTTGGCCATAATTGAGTTATCTCGGATGTCACCCTCTATGCACTCAACATTGTGAAGATCGCTAAAAATATCTTTATCACTAAACCAAAATGTATCAAGTACACGTACGTTGTCGTAAATTTTAGATAGCTTAGGAACGAGGGCACTGCCAACATAGCCAGCCCCACCTGTCACGAGTATTGTCTTCAAATTAATCCAAGTTGTTAAGATTTCGATGAATCATTGCGTAAATTCATTATATTAATTACAATTAATATTAACAATCCAACTCAATAAACACAAGAAATCAGGAAGTAACTTAAGTGAAAGTTGTAGGCGAAAGTGAAGTACAACATATAATTCAATCCATTAGAACTAATGGGTTTGTTGTAGTTCAGTTGGAGGGGCAAAAACACGAGCGAATCACTCGGGCAATCGCTGACTCGCTTGAGAAGCTCGATATTGATTTAAGCTCAATTGAAAGGTTACATGAAAAGATCTCATTGCAGGACCTAAATGAGATTCGTCTAAAAATAATTTCTTCTTTAGTTAAGGATGATTTTTATTCAAATTTACTTTTAAAGGAGTTCATGAGCTTGCTGGTTCAACTCGTAGGGACTGATTTAGCAATACAAAGAGCTTCCGGCCTATCGATACAGCTACCTCATGATGAAAGTTCAGTACTGCCAATGCATGCAGATTCACTAGTTGGTAATTCCCCTTATGAATTAGTTATTTGGCATCCCTTGACGAGAGCAGATAAGAGCGCAGCAATGTATATCTTACCTCTTGAACGATCTCTTGAAGTTTATAAAAGTAATTTATTAAAAACCAAGTCCTTAGCCGAAGTTTTTGAATACGTGAAAGCGGACATGATCGAATTGAGTGTTAAGCCAGGTCAAATTGTAATTTTTAGTCACAACCTCCTTCATGGAAATAAGATAAATGAAGAAGAGTTTACAAGAGTAAGTTTAAATACAAGAATAAAAAATATTTTTACTCCATATGGGAGTAAAGAGCTTGGAAGTTACTTTAGAAAAGTTCAATTTAGTGTTGCTTCAGAGCTAGGGATAAAATTCGATGTGTGATTATGTTACATATATGACTTCAAAAGAGGATATGAGATATTTTGTTCCGCATCGAGTACAGAATATAATTCTACGTGAGTACTTAAGTCGCATTGAAGAAACCTATCCTTTGCCAAAAACAGAGATAAAAACACAAAACTGTTATCCAGTCCTAAAAGAACTTTTAGCAGACAAGAAGATTAAAAAAATCTATTTTTATAGCCTCGAGATGCTTCCCAAAGATAACTTAGAAGTTCTCTCAAATCTTTATGAGCGCGTACTTGAGGGGATGACAATCATATTTTGTGTAGAAGATATAACTTTGAATGAAAATTCTTTGCTAGGTTTTAAAGAAGATCTTCATATCATGCAAATAACTAATAGGGTTTAGAGTTGAGGATTAAATTTCAAGATTTAAGAATATTAAATAATGAGCTTAGGTTTGAGTTAATCGAGAACTTAAGGGACTCATTTGATGATGGGGTCTATATTAATGGCAAGGCAGTCAGTGAGTTCGAATTTAGTATAAGAGAATTGTTTGATATTAAGGATGCTATTTACACAAATTCTGGGACTAGTGCCCTACTTCTGGCGTTAAAAGAACTTGGAGTCGGTGTAGGTGATGAAGTCATTTTGCCTGCAATGTCATGGGTCGCGACAGCACACGTAATTGCTAAGCTTGGCGCGTTGCCTGTATTCTGTGATGTTAATCAAGATTTAGTTATTGATGTTTTGTCTTTTAAAAAAATGATCACAGCTAAAACAAAAGCCGTCATTCCCGTACATTTTGGCGGAGTTGCTTGTGAAATGGAGGGTGTTCTTCAGGTTGCAAAGAAGCATGGGATAAAAGTTATAGAGGATTGTGCACAAGCTTTTGGGAATAAGTATCAAAAATATAAACTAGGAACTCTAGGTGATTACGGTTGCTTCAGTTTGAACCCCATGAAGATTATGGGAGCACTTGGAGAGGCGGGATTAATTATTACTAATCATAAAAATGCGATTAGAGATCATTTATATAGTGGGGTCAATTCTAATAAAGAAGTTATCTCAACTGGCGCAAATTACCGGGGAGACAATTTACAAGCAAGATTCTTGAATACAATGTTGAAATATCAAGATGAAAAATCAGCGAAAGTTTTGAAGATTTGGAACTTATATAAAAAGTATTTGCCAAGTGAAGTTACTTTGGTTGGAAGAGATCATGATTTTACTCCGTACTGTGTTAATATTTTATCATCAAAAAGAAATGAAATTGAATTGGCCTTAAATCAATCGGATGTCGAAACAAAAAGATTACATGTTCCTATAATGCCAGATATTAGTGTTTATCAATCTTGTAAGCGTGATACTAAATATATCGATGAAGTTAAAAACAAATTATGTACGCTTCCCCTTCATCAGTATCTTGAGGAAGAACATATTATAGAAATTTGTCAGGTTATAAATCGAGTGGTGAAATGAATTTGATACATTTATTTAATACTAATCATACTTCAACAAAGAGAAACTATCTTGAAAGAATGAGCAATAATAAAATTCATAGTATGAATATCGCTAGTAAGTATGATGAAGAATATTGGGATGGCGACAGGTCCACTGGCTATGGAGGCTATCATTACGATGGCAGATACCGGCAAATTGCTGAAGAGATCGTTAAGAGATACGGACTAACATCAAAGTCGAAAGTTCTCGATTTTGGCTGTGGAAAAGGTTACCTTCTCTTTGAAATTTATAATATCACCAAGTGCCAAATTTTAGGTCTTGATATTTCAGATTATGCGATTAAAAACTCAAAAGCAGAAATTAAAGAATTCATAAAATTCGGAGATGAGGACGCCCTCGAAGGTTTCTCTGATAATGAATTTGATCTCGTTATATCAACAATGACATTACATAACTTGTCTCTTAGAAAGTTAGATCAGGCCATCACTAGTATTGAAAGAATTGGAAAGACAAGTCTCTTGACCGTTGAAAGTTATAGAAATTCTAATGAGTTATTTAATCTTCAATGCTGGGCCCTGACATGTAAAATATTTCTTTCTCCCGATGATTGGAGATACATATTTGATAGAAACAAATACACTGGTGATGTGGAGTTTTTATACTTTGAATAATCTAATAGAAGTTCTAAATTCTCGCAGTCCTGCTTATCGCCTGAGATCCATGTGTGCCATTGATGATCCTTACATTGATTTCCTAAAGAAGCAGGCCGCAAGGCACGAGCTTAAGAGAGCACGAATCCTCTTGCATCCAGAAGAAGAGAATAAATATCATTCTATGCTAATTGTTAAAGTTAAAGGATGTGTGGAAAAAATTCTCGCATTGCCAGCAGAGTCAAAAAAAATTCAAGTTTTAAAAGGAAGCTTTGAGGCTAGACGAAATGGTGAAAAAGTAATCTATGGTGAAGATTGTACTGTGGAATTTAATCCACAGCACGAATTTGAATTTGAAGTATTG
Coding sequences within it:
- the aroC gene encoding chorismate synthase, translating into MGRIMRGSVFGKMLSITTFGESHGVALGVVIDGMPSGIDFSLDDLQKELDRRAPGQSKGTTARKEADQAEVLSGIFENKTLGTPIAVIVRNTNQRSGDYDQIKTDHRPGHADQTYMDKYGIRDHRGGGRSSGRETLARVVGGYFASLIISQVKVKAFITKLGPFEYGSNLISDMSLNLGTYNFADPSKDMEIEKYLIGLKKDGDSVGGIITVNIANCPAGLGEPAFDKLKADLAKAVLSIGACVSFSFGLGEKMAHMKGTDVSKSRENFGGIEGGISNGETITLSMTFKPTSTVGDKAKSGRHDPCILPRAVPVVEAMIKLVIADHYLRQNAYNNGMWHE
- a CDS encoding 3-dehydroquinate synthase family protein produces the protein MSNIREIVNFDSLKKQIEEIDTDLILLVVDSNVYNIYRNQFDFLKWKNKKVYLWKSLDGESTKTYDELKHCLEFFLSKNIHRNSHLVAIGGGACSDFGGMVASLILRGISWSVVPTTMLGMIDAAIGGKVAINSEYGKNLVGAFNLPDNIFIVNDFLKTLDKANVHCGNGELFKYCFLNKEIYSSVVAGEEVGKVISLCAAYKQSIVEQDFKESGMRKYLNLGHTFGHAIEKIYKLPHGVAVAWGMVIIFKLYDLEHSLVEMKTLLQHIDIDMKESAWFNKNFPVDEIMTYIMKDKKVASNTEIDIILTPNVGEVEVRRVSFNELNERLLRKEDELKRFIF
- a CDS encoding 3-phosphoshikimate 1-carboxyvinyltransferase, encoding MSLKDSFFKVSKNRNFDKVISIPTSKSFANRALILASICKDPVVINEISESSDVKNLIKCLRQVGLDIEESESSVIVKNSFPSCEYETSSEEIVDILTGDGGTTNRFLIPLLALGKNRYNLIPSEKMKDRPMDEMDKILRDLSVDVVRNEHTWFTLQGPLKLHKHVIEVDCSISTQFATGLALVLDQFHAEVEPLNLSTSTPYWEMTLNLIERFRTERVFDNPVDFSSLGYPLAFAATAGEVRVTNCRGIDRYQADSIIIKLLENLGVSLSFERDGINVRHVGRLSGFQLDCFDCPDLIPTLCFLAAYAEGNTIIRGVEVLKYKECDRLEEMLHMLAEFKVEAYHDEETDSLIIVGREPIEEEVDYNPPVDHRMAMVAYLFQRYNGGGKLFNYHSVDKSFNTFFDIME
- a CDS encoding transketolase family protein, with the translated sequence MRKDSIEHIYKLAKEDCRVVFIGSDLGAGSIAKYQTELPKQFLMEGISEAHIVSMAAGLALTGCKVFIHTIAPFFVRRALEQIILDIGAENLDVCILCSGGGLVYGPLGHSHTMVDDFSILSTVPNLKLYAPADALEMIKILNEINSSQGPSYIRMGKGNEKPVTHEFQYSLTSGNFIQGKNHSDNLIITTGIMLQRCLDIQRKIEKLNILHIPQIDSIYSSDCINILKNHKNIFIIEEHLRTGGIYSRVSDVMISEIIMGLNIKHYSLGNDYIFQYGKQEQLHEILKLDFDSLLHNIKECIK
- a CDS encoding transketolase produces the protein MNTSKFQEKNLQLRHLILDMFQAGNRGHVPSAFSLVEILSTLYYHHANLSADKILLSKGHGCLALYAVLADLKYFPKEEINNFCKPEGILGGHPTRSKIPGVEISAGSLGHGPSIAVGMAFNTQGNVYCILGDGECNEGTIWEAALSANKNKLKNLTFIIDYNKQQSYGATEQVLPLEPFPEKWKSFGFEVLECDIINKSNELQNILRIAQTRPRVIICHTKKGFGSHILEQDLSWHHRNSVSEEEIEKLRQSLRTIK
- a CDS encoding NAD(P)-dependent oxidoreductase, translated to MKTILVTGGAGYVGSALVPKLSKIYDNVRVLDTFWFSDKDIFSDLHNVECIEGDIRDNSIMAKSLVDIDHVIHLACISNDPSYDLNPNLAKTINFDCFENIVTTAKEAGVSRFILASSSSVYGIKEEERVTEDLEPSPLTDYSKYKLLCEEILNRHSSQEFVVTSLRPATVCGVARRQRLDVIVNILATHGYINNEIKVFGGDQKRPNIHIEDMCNTYIKLLSAPKVLINKNVYNIGAKNHTVNELSEMVKNILNVSSIKVTETNDNRSYKICSDKIFNELGIKTEFTIEDAVNDLYVSLKESKLTDPLNNSIYYNVKLLKERNIL
- a CDS encoding sporadic carbohydrate cluster 2OG-Fe(II) oxygenase; the encoded protein is MKVVGESEVQHIIQSIRTNGFVVVQLEGQKHERITRAIADSLEKLDIDLSSIERLHEKISLQDLNEIRLKIISSLVKDDFYSNLLLKEFMSLLVQLVGTDLAIQRASGLSIQLPHDESSVLPMHADSLVGNSPYELVIWHPLTRADKSAAMYILPLERSLEVYKSNLLKTKSLAEVFEYVKADMIELSVKPGQIVIFSHNLLHGNKINEEEFTRVSLNTRIKNIFTPYGSKELGSYFRKVQFSVASELGIKFDV
- a CDS encoding LIC12192 family sporadic carbohydrate cluster protein, with product MTSKEDMRYFVPHRVQNIILREYLSRIEETYPLPKTEIKTQNCYPVLKELLADKKIKKIYFYSLEMLPKDNLEVLSNLYERVLEGMTIIFCVEDITLNENSLLGFKEDLHIMQITNRV
- a CDS encoding DegT/DnrJ/EryC1/StrS aminotransferase family protein, producing the protein MRIKFQDLRILNNELRFELIENLRDSFDDGVYINGKAVSEFEFSIRELFDIKDAIYTNSGTSALLLALKELGVGVGDEVILPAMSWVATAHVIAKLGALPVFCDVNQDLVIDVLSFKKMITAKTKAVIPVHFGGVACEMEGVLQVAKKHGIKVIEDCAQAFGNKYQKYKLGTLGDYGCFSLNPMKIMGALGEAGLIITNHKNAIRDHLYSGVNSNKEVISTGANYRGDNLQARFLNTMLKYQDEKSAKVLKIWNLYKKYLPSEVTLVGRDHDFTPYCVNILSSKRNEIELALNQSDVETKRLHVPIMPDISVYQSCKRDTKYIDEVKNKLCTLPLHQYLEEEHIIEICQVINRVVK
- a CDS encoding class I SAM-dependent methyltransferase yields the protein MNLIHLFNTNHTSTKRNYLERMSNNKIHSMNIASKYDEEYWDGDRSTGYGGYHYDGRYRQIAEEIVKRYGLTSKSKVLDFGCGKGYLLFEIYNITKCQILGLDISDYAIKNSKAEIKEFIKFGDEDALEGFSDNEFDLVISTMTLHNLSLRKLDQAITSIERIGKTSLLTVESYRNSNELFNLQCWALTCKIFLSPDDWRYIFDRNKYTGDVEFLYFE